From a region of the Nothobranchius furzeri strain GRZ-AD chromosome 12, NfurGRZ-RIMD1, whole genome shotgun sequence genome:
- the LOC107376319 gene encoding zinc finger protein 771 isoform X1, whose product MWRQQLQDATVALSCLRENNEQQNTIPEINPRDGLRRLDVQQMVLIKEEAPEEWRLDVDQEEPDPIHIKKEEEEEEIWTSLEGEPANVKVEMDDTELMCSAVPLSTGDNEERTRIHNQGLFACDFCGQRFTKRILLSKHMIIHTEPKVFGCDVCGQKFGRKENLNRHIIIHTGDRPFACDFCGQKFTQKTNLKKHMRVHTGERPFACDFCGQKFAQKTTANKHMETHTGQKRFDCDTCGQRFTQKASLVKHKRIHTGEKPFSCDVCSHRFTQKASLVKHKRIHTGEKPFPCEECGQKFARKTTLVTHQRIHTGEKPFACDVCTRRFNQRGHLNAHMKSHTVLPADVQVVLIEEVPENRGPEVDQQDPELLHIKEEEEKPRSSPEGEQLSGKETDTTRLSFTVAPLKSEDDEEKSMLSQLHHQQMEEGSFQANSTAHQMKAEAVEEDSREVETTMKSDLKAPEHESDSSETDVSEGEEEVEDVNIPESAQALTVWARN is encoded by the exons ATGTGGAGACAGCAGCTCCAGGATGCTACAGTAGCTCTGTCTTGTTTAAGAGAAAATAATGAACAGCAGAACACCATTCCTGAGATCAACCCCAGAGATGGACTTAGGAGACTGG ATGTTCAGCAGATGGTGCTGatcaaagaagaagctcctgaagaatgGAGGCTCGATGTGGACCAAGAGGAGCCCGACCCAATCCACATAaaaaaggaagaggaggaggaggaaatttggaccagtctggagggcgAACCTGCAAATGTGAAGGTGGAGATGGATGACACCGAGCTTATGTGCTCTGCAGTTCCTCTAAGTACTGGAGACAATGAAGAGAGAACGAGAATCCACAACCAAGGACTGTTTGCTTGTGAtttttgtggacaaagatttaccaaAAGAATACTTTTAAGCAAACACATGATAATCCACACGGAACCGAAGGTTTTTGGTTGTGATGTATGTGGACAGAAATTTGGACGCAAAgaaaatttaaacagacacataatAATCCACACAGGAGATAGACCGTTTGCTTGTGATTTTTGTGGACAGAAATTTActcaaaagacaaatttaaagaaacacatgagagtccacacaggagaaagacCGTTTGCTTGTGATTTTTGTGGACAGAAATTTGCCCAAAAGACAACGGCTAACAAACACATGGAGACCCACACAGGGCAGAAACGGTTCGACTGTGACacttgtggacaaagatttacccaaaaggcaAGCCTCGTCAAACACAAAAGAATCCACACCGGAGAGAAACCATTTTCTTGTGACGTGTGTTCACATCGATTCACCCAAAAGGCAAGCCTCGTCAAACACAAGAGAATCCACACGGGAGAGAAACCATTTCCTTGTGAAGAGTGTGGACAAAAATTTGCTCGAAAGACAACTTTAGTCACACATCAGAGAATCCACACGGGAGAGAAACCGTTTGCTTGTGACGTCTGCACACGGAGGTTTAACCAAAGAGGACACTTAAATGCACACATGAAAAGCCACACAG TTCTCCCTGCAGATGTTCAAGTGGTGCTGATTGAAGAAGTTCCTGAGAATCGTGGGCCTGaagtggaccagcaggacccagagctcctccacataaaggaggaagaggagaaaccCAGGTCCAGTCCAGAGGGAGAGCAGCTCAGTGGGAAGGAGACTGATACCACAAGGTTGTCATTCACTGTAGCTCCTttgaagagtgaggatgatgaagagaaatctaTGTTGTCACAGCTTCATCACCAACAAATGGAAGAAGGAAGTTTTCAAGCCAACAGCACAGCTCATCAGATGAAAGCAGAAGCTGTTGAAGaggactccagagaagtggagacTACAATGAAATCAGATCTAAAGGCGCCCGAACATGAATCCGACTCATCAGAGACTGACGTCAGTGAGGGCGAAGAAGAGGTCGAAGATGTAAACATCCCTGAATCAGCTCAAGCACTCACTGTGTGGGCCAGAAACTGA
- the LOC107376319 gene encoding zinc finger protein 771 isoform X2, protein MWRQQLQDATVALSCLRENNEQQNTIPEINPRDGLRRLDVQQMVLIKEEAPEEWRLDVDQEEPDPIHIKKEEEEEEIWTSLEGEPANVKVEMDDTELMCSAVPLSTGDNEERTRIHNQGLFACDFCGQRFTKRILLSKHMIIHTEPKVFGCDVCGQKFGRKENLNRHIIIHTGDRPFACDFCGQKFTQKTNLKKHMRVHTGERPFACDFCGQKFAQKTTANKHMETHTGQKRFDCDTCGQRFTQKASLVKHKRIHTGEKPFSCDVCSHRFTQKASLVKHKRIHTGEKPFPCEECGQKFARKTTLVTHQRIHTGEKPFACDVCTRRFNQRGHLNAHMKSHTDVQVVLIEEVPENRGPEVDQQDPELLHIKEEEEKPRSSPEGEQLSGKETDTTRLSFTVAPLKSEDDEEKSMLSQLHHQQMEEGSFQANSTAHQMKAEAVEEDSREVETTMKSDLKAPEHESDSSETDVSEGEEEVEDVNIPESAQALTVWARN, encoded by the exons ATGTGGAGACAGCAGCTCCAGGATGCTACAGTAGCTCTGTCTTGTTTAAGAGAAAATAATGAACAGCAGAACACCATTCCTGAGATCAACCCCAGAGATGGACTTAGGAGACTGG ATGTTCAGCAGATGGTGCTGatcaaagaagaagctcctgaagaatgGAGGCTCGATGTGGACCAAGAGGAGCCCGACCCAATCCACATAaaaaaggaagaggaggaggaggaaatttggaccagtctggagggcgAACCTGCAAATGTGAAGGTGGAGATGGATGACACCGAGCTTATGTGCTCTGCAGTTCCTCTAAGTACTGGAGACAATGAAGAGAGAACGAGAATCCACAACCAAGGACTGTTTGCTTGTGAtttttgtggacaaagatttaccaaAAGAATACTTTTAAGCAAACACATGATAATCCACACGGAACCGAAGGTTTTTGGTTGTGATGTATGTGGACAGAAATTTGGACGCAAAgaaaatttaaacagacacataatAATCCACACAGGAGATAGACCGTTTGCTTGTGATTTTTGTGGACAGAAATTTActcaaaagacaaatttaaagaaacacatgagagtccacacaggagaaagacCGTTTGCTTGTGATTTTTGTGGACAGAAATTTGCCCAAAAGACAACGGCTAACAAACACATGGAGACCCACACAGGGCAGAAACGGTTCGACTGTGACacttgtggacaaagatttacccaaaaggcaAGCCTCGTCAAACACAAAAGAATCCACACCGGAGAGAAACCATTTTCTTGTGACGTGTGTTCACATCGATTCACCCAAAAGGCAAGCCTCGTCAAACACAAGAGAATCCACACGGGAGAGAAACCATTTCCTTGTGAAGAGTGTGGACAAAAATTTGCTCGAAAGACAACTTTAGTCACACATCAGAGAATCCACACGGGAGAGAAACCGTTTGCTTGTGACGTCTGCACACGGAGGTTTAACCAAAGAGGACACTTAAATGCACACATGAAAAGCCACACAG ATGTTCAAGTGGTGCTGATTGAAGAAGTTCCTGAGAATCGTGGGCCTGaagtggaccagcaggacccagagctcctccacataaaggaggaagaggagaaaccCAGGTCCAGTCCAGAGGGAGAGCAGCTCAGTGGGAAGGAGACTGATACCACAAGGTTGTCATTCACTGTAGCTCCTttgaagagtgaggatgatgaagagaaatctaTGTTGTCACAGCTTCATCACCAACAAATGGAAGAAGGAAGTTTTCAAGCCAACAGCACAGCTCATCAGATGAAAGCAGAAGCTGTTGAAGaggactccagagaagtggagacTACAATGAAATCAGATCTAAAGGCGCCCGAACATGAATCCGACTCATCAGAGACTGACGTCAGTGAGGGCGAAGAAGAGGTCGAAGATGTAAACATCCCTGAATCAGCTCAAGCACTCACTGTGTGGGCCAGAAACTGA